The following coding sequences lie in one Burkholderia cepacia genomic window:
- the rimO gene encoding 30S ribosomal protein S12 methylthiotransferase RimO — protein MSQSPKVGFVSLGCPKALVDSEQIITQLRAEGYEISGTYDGADLVVVNTCGFIDEAVQESLDAIGEALTENGKVIVTGCLGAKSSASGSNLIEEVHPKVLAVTGPHAVGEVMQAVHSHLPKPHDPFTDLVPAAGIKLTPRHYAYLKISEGCNHRCTFCIIPSMRGDLVSRPVAEVMLEAENLFKSGVKELLVISQDTSAYGVDVKYRTGFWNGKPIKTRMTDLVAALGELAAQYGAWVRLHYVYPYPSVDEVIPLMAEGPFKGHVLPYLDVPFQHAHPEVLKRMKRPANAEKVLERVQKWREICPDLTIRSTFIAGFPGETEEQFETLLDFIREAELDRVGCFAYSPVEGATANELDGALPDDVREERRARFMEVAEEVSANRIQRKVGKTLKVLIDEVSEEGGIGRTAADAPEIDGVVYVEPATKASKRYKVGDFVSVKITGADGHDLWGEV, from the coding sequence ATGTCCCAATCCCCCAAAGTAGGGTTCGTATCCCTCGGCTGCCCCAAGGCGCTCGTCGACTCCGAACAAATCATCACGCAGCTGCGCGCCGAAGGTTATGAAATCTCCGGCACCTACGACGGCGCCGACCTCGTCGTCGTGAACACCTGCGGCTTCATCGACGAAGCCGTACAGGAAAGCCTCGACGCGATCGGCGAAGCGCTGACCGAGAACGGCAAGGTGATCGTCACCGGCTGCCTCGGCGCGAAGTCGAGCGCCAGCGGCTCGAACCTGATCGAGGAAGTCCATCCGAAGGTGCTCGCCGTCACCGGCCCGCACGCGGTGGGCGAAGTGATGCAAGCCGTGCATTCGCACCTGCCGAAGCCGCACGACCCGTTCACCGACCTCGTGCCGGCGGCCGGCATCAAGCTCACGCCGCGCCACTACGCGTACCTGAAGATCTCCGAAGGCTGCAACCACCGTTGCACGTTCTGCATCATCCCGTCGATGCGCGGCGACCTCGTGTCGCGCCCGGTCGCCGAAGTGATGCTGGAAGCCGAGAACCTGTTCAAGTCGGGCGTGAAGGAACTGCTCGTGATCTCGCAGGACACGAGCGCTTACGGCGTCGACGTGAAGTACCGCACGGGCTTCTGGAACGGCAAGCCGATCAAGACGCGCATGACCGACCTGGTCGCCGCGCTCGGCGAACTCGCGGCACAGTACGGCGCATGGGTGCGCCTGCACTACGTGTACCCGTATCCGAGCGTCGACGAAGTGATTCCGCTGATGGCCGAAGGCCCGTTCAAGGGGCACGTGCTGCCGTACCTCGACGTGCCGTTCCAGCACGCGCATCCGGAAGTGCTGAAGCGCATGAAGCGTCCGGCGAACGCCGAAAAGGTGCTTGAGCGCGTGCAGAAGTGGCGCGAGATCTGCCCGGACCTGACGATCCGCAGCACGTTCATCGCGGGCTTCCCCGGCGAGACGGAAGAGCAGTTCGAAACGCTGCTCGACTTCATCCGCGAGGCGGAACTCGATCGCGTCGGCTGCTTCGCGTATTCGCCGGTCGAAGGCGCGACGGCAAACGAACTCGACGGCGCGCTCCCGGATGACGTTCGCGAGGAACGCCGCGCGCGCTTCATGGAAGTCGCCGAGGAAGTGTCGGCGAACCGCATCCAGCGCAAGGTCGGCAAGACGCTGAAGGTGCTGATCGACGAAGTCAGCGAGGAAGGCGGTATCGGCCGCACGGCAGCCGATGCGCCGGAAATCGACGGCGTCGTCTATGTCGAACCGGCGACGAAGGCATCGAAGCGCTACAAGGTCGGCGATTTCGTATCCGTGAAGATCACGGGCGCCGACGGTCACGATCTGTGGGGCGAGGTGTAA
- a CDS encoding M16 family metallopeptidase, with protein MKHVRFNHLRTWFVCFAVLWLPVAAQAGIADRVVRAQAGSIALLTYPMSPHEMVSLSGVMPLGDADAASKTANPAVPLLTGMLLQEGSARRDKVAISALLDSLGAQLSFQSDGGYVGIHGQCLTKDLPTLIDLMAEQLRQPAFKPEELAKAKTRLEAAVRNAGENPSVRASEALYRSIYPDAHLNAPVPRERMLEAIAAATLDDIKAFHRTYYGPAHMTLVVVGGADPRRLQSMVTEAFAGWSGGKDLVRQSPPPKASQADTQRIAMKDKASISVMLGQAIDLRANDADYLPLSAAVNVLGNGFTGRLMASVRDKEGLTYGIRASLSGLSLMDGGFFITSSFAPPLLDKGVASTRHILDAWWKQGITQAELDARKDGMIGRHQVAMETTGQMAAMLSQTVLQDRPLSDLDTYPQRIRALTVDQVNTAIRKYLNPDKMVWIEAGTFAEK; from the coding sequence ATGAAGCATGTTCGTTTCAACCATCTGCGGACGTGGTTCGTGTGTTTCGCCGTGCTGTGGCTGCCTGTTGCGGCTCAGGCAGGCATCGCCGACCGCGTCGTACGCGCCCAGGCCGGCAGCATCGCGCTGCTGACCTATCCGATGTCGCCGCATGAAATGGTGTCCCTGTCCGGTGTCATGCCCTTGGGCGACGCCGACGCGGCCAGCAAGACAGCCAATCCGGCCGTGCCCCTGCTGACCGGCATGTTGCTGCAGGAAGGCAGCGCCCGTCGCGACAAGGTGGCGATCTCCGCGCTGCTGGACAGCCTGGGTGCGCAGTTGTCGTTCCAGTCCGACGGAGGCTACGTCGGCATACACGGCCAATGCCTGACCAAGGATCTGCCGACGCTGATCGACCTGATGGCCGAGCAGTTGCGCCAGCCAGCCTTCAAGCCGGAGGAACTGGCCAAGGCCAAGACCCGGCTGGAGGCCGCGGTCCGTAACGCCGGAGAAAACCCGTCGGTCCGGGCCAGCGAGGCGCTGTATCGGTCCATCTACCCCGACGCGCACCTCAACGCCCCAGTGCCGCGCGAGCGGATGCTCGAGGCCATTGCCGCTGCCACGCTGGACGATATCAAGGCGTTTCATCGAACCTACTACGGACCGGCACATATGACGCTGGTTGTAGTGGGTGGAGCGGACCCGCGTCGCCTGCAATCGATGGTGACCGAGGCCTTCGCGGGCTGGAGCGGTGGCAAGGACCTCGTGCGACAGAGTCCACCACCCAAGGCGAGCCAGGCCGATACGCAGCGAATCGCGATGAAGGACAAGGCATCCATCAGTGTGATGCTCGGTCAGGCCATCGACCTGCGCGCCAACGATGCCGACTACCTGCCCTTGAGCGCGGCCGTCAACGTCCTCGGGAACGGCTTCACTGGCCGGCTGATGGCGAGCGTCCGCGACAAGGAAGGCCTGACCTACGGCATTCGTGCCAGCCTGTCCGGGCTCTCCCTGATGGACGGCGGATTCTTCATCACCAGCAGCTTTGCCCCGCCCCTGCTGGACAAGGGCGTCGCCAGCACGCGCCACATTCTTGATGCCTGGTGGAAACAAGGCATCACCCAGGCGGAACTGGATGCACGCAAGGACGGCATGATCGGTCGCCATCAAGTCGCGATGGAAACCACTGGGCAGATGGCCGCCATGCTCAGCCAGACGGTGCTCCAGGATCGCCCCCTAAGCGACCTCGATACCTATCCGCAGCGCATCCGCGCCCTGACCGTCGATCAGGTCAACACCGCCATCCGCAAGTATCTGAATCCCGACAAGATGGTGTGGATCGAGGCCGGGACGTTTGCGGAGAAATAG
- a CDS encoding lysozyme inhibitor LprI family protein: MRRIRMASTVRLAGLASVFMCGVGLALPALAMDCAKAAQPVEKRICASPVLRAADARMNSAYAGALKAAPDAAIRDMLERSQRRWIAARNNRLDADYDGHPLAVNEVRKAIDRRSTELDDQSGKGLVARALAERQWLAKYTGGPLTGFDGNCDFIPDDASGAHVSYACFGAVHVQHRARVCSQSEDWATGAVFQYRSVSAADGGKVRPVAFCETQAHGHACDNGGAQSGWMRAGVSGDDKRAPAPATGLPQLDAEMWPIGDGDDAVWFERCLTASVFPDAR; the protein is encoded by the coding sequence ATGCGAAGGATTCGAATGGCATCGACCGTCAGGCTGGCCGGTCTTGCTTCGGTGTTCATGTGTGGCGTGGGTTTGGCCTTGCCGGCCCTGGCGATGGATTGCGCGAAGGCCGCGCAACCAGTCGAGAAGCGCATCTGCGCGAGCCCCGTGCTGCGGGCAGCCGATGCGCGAATGAATTCGGCCTATGCGGGCGCGCTGAAGGCCGCGCCGGATGCCGCTATTCGCGACATGCTCGAGCGCAGCCAGCGCCGCTGGATCGCCGCGCGCAACAACCGTCTCGATGCCGATTACGATGGCCATCCGCTAGCCGTCAATGAAGTGCGCAAGGCAATCGACCGACGCAGCACCGAGCTGGACGATCAGTCCGGTAAAGGACTGGTCGCGCGAGCGTTGGCCGAGCGCCAGTGGCTTGCGAAATACACGGGCGGCCCGTTGACCGGCTTCGATGGCAACTGCGATTTCATTCCCGACGATGCGAGCGGCGCACACGTTTCATATGCGTGTTTCGGCGCGGTTCATGTGCAGCATCGTGCGCGCGTCTGCAGCCAGAGCGAGGACTGGGCGACCGGCGCGGTTTTTCAGTACCGCTCGGTGAGCGCGGCCGACGGCGGGAAGGTGCGCCCGGTGGCGTTCTGCGAGACGCAGGCGCATGGGCATGCGTGCGATAACGGGGGCGCACAATCGGGGTGGATGCGTGCGGGGGTGTCCGGTGACGATAAGCGTGCGCCCGCACCGGCAACCGGTTTGCCGCAACTCGATGCGGAAATGTGGCCGATCGGCGATGGCGACGATGCGGTGTGGTTCGAGCGGTGTCTGACTGCGTCGGTGTTTCCGGATGCGCGGTAA
- a CDS encoding PAAR domain-containing protein, which translates to MSDRISCGAVIQTGSTGTEIEGQPLARQGDTTSHGGTLVEGEAGWLVE; encoded by the coding sequence GTGAGCGACCGCATCAGTTGCGGCGCGGTGATTCAAACCGGCTCGACCGGCACGGAGATCGAAGGCCAGCCGCTGGCGCGCCAGGGCGACACCACCAGCCATGGTGGCACCCTGGTCGAGGGCGAGGCCGGATGGCTGGTGGAGTGA
- the phaR gene encoding polyhydroxyalkanoate synthesis repressor PhaR — protein sequence MTTTKKTAERLIKKYPNRRLYDTETSTYITLTDVKQLVLEQEDFKVVDAKSNEDLTRSILLQIILEEESGGVPMFSSSMLSQIIRFYGHAMQGMMGTYLEKNIQAFIDIQNKLADQSKNLYEGNAMNPEVWSQFMNMQAPMMQGMMTSYIEQSKNMFVQMQEQMQNQAKSMFSTFPFKQPGAPEPEKK from the coding sequence ATGACTACTACAAAGAAGACGGCCGAACGGCTCATCAAGAAGTACCCGAACCGCCGGCTCTACGATACCGAGACAAGCACGTACATTACGCTCACCGACGTGAAGCAACTCGTGCTGGAGCAGGAGGATTTCAAGGTCGTCGATGCGAAATCCAACGAAGATCTGACGCGCAGCATCCTCCTGCAGATCATCCTCGAAGAGGAAAGCGGCGGCGTGCCGATGTTCTCGTCGTCGATGCTGTCGCAGATCATCCGTTTCTACGGCCATGCGATGCAGGGAATGATGGGCACGTACCTGGAAAAGAACATCCAGGCGTTCATCGACATCCAGAACAAGCTCGCGGATCAGTCGAAGAACCTGTACGAAGGCAACGCGATGAATCCGGAAGTCTGGTCGCAGTTCATGAACATGCAGGCGCCGATGATGCAAGGGATGATGACCAGCTACATCGAGCAGTCGAAGAACATGTTCGTGCAGATGCAGGAGCAGATGCAGAACCAGGCGAAGTCGATGTTCAGCACGTTCCCGTTCAAGCAGCCGGGTGCGCCGGAGCCGGAAAAGAAGTAG
- a CDS encoding acetyl-CoA C-acetyltransferase codes for MTDVVIVSAARTAVGKFGGSLAKIAAPELGATVIRAVLERAGVKPDQVSEVIMGQVLTAGSGQNPARQSLIKAGLPTAVPGMTINKVCGSGLKAVMLAANAIVAGDADIVIAGGQENMSASPHVLPGSRDGFRMGDAKLVDTMIVDGLWDVYNQYHMGITAENVAKEYGITREEQDAFAALSQNKAEAAQKAGRFNDEIVPVSIPQRKGEPLQFATDEFVRHGVTAESLSGLKPAFSKDGSVTAANASGLNDGAAAVLVMSAQKAAALGLTPLARIKAYANAGVDPSVMGMGPVPASRRCLERAGWTPGDLDLMEINEAFAAQALAVHKQMGWDTSKVNVNGGAIAIGHPIGASGCRILVTLLHEMVKRDAKRGLASLCIGGGMGVALAVERP; via the coding sequence ATGACGGACGTAGTGATCGTATCGGCCGCGCGGACCGCGGTCGGCAAATTCGGCGGCTCGCTTGCGAAGATTGCGGCGCCCGAGCTGGGCGCGACGGTGATCCGCGCGGTGCTGGAGCGTGCGGGCGTGAAGCCCGATCAGGTCAGCGAAGTGATCATGGGCCAGGTGCTGACGGCCGGTTCGGGGCAGAACCCGGCGCGCCAGTCGCTGATCAAGGCCGGGCTGCCGACGGCAGTGCCGGGGATGACGATCAACAAGGTGTGCGGCTCGGGCCTGAAGGCTGTGATGCTGGCGGCGAACGCGATCGTCGCGGGCGACGCGGACATCGTGATCGCGGGCGGCCAGGAGAACATGAGCGCGTCGCCGCACGTGCTGCCGGGCTCGCGCGACGGGTTCCGGATGGGCGACGCGAAGCTGGTCGACACGATGATCGTCGACGGCCTGTGGGACGTGTACAACCAGTACCACATGGGTATCACGGCGGAGAACGTCGCGAAGGAATACGGGATCACGCGCGAAGAGCAGGATGCGTTCGCGGCGTTGTCGCAGAACAAGGCGGAAGCCGCGCAGAAGGCCGGCCGTTTCAACGACGAGATCGTGCCGGTGTCGATCCCGCAACGCAAGGGCGAGCCGCTGCAATTCGCCACCGATGAATTCGTGCGCCACGGCGTGACGGCGGAATCGCTGTCGGGGCTGAAGCCGGCGTTCTCGAAGGACGGTTCGGTGACGGCGGCGAACGCGTCGGGGCTGAACGACGGCGCGGCGGCGGTGCTGGTGATGTCGGCGCAGAAGGCGGCGGCCCTCGGCCTGACGCCGCTTGCGCGGATCAAGGCGTACGCGAACGCGGGTGTCGATCCGAGCGTGATGGGCATGGGCCCGGTGCCGGCGTCGCGCCGGTGCCTGGAGCGCGCGGGTTGGACGCCGGGCGACCTGGACCTGATGGAAATCAACGAGGCGTTCGCGGCGCAGGCGCTGGCGGTGCACAAGCAGATGGGCTGGGACACGTCGAAGGTGAACGTGAATGGCGGCGCGATCGCGATCGGTCACCCGATCGGCGCGTCGGGCTGCCGGATCCTGGTGACGCTGCTGCACGAGATGGTCAAGCGCGATGCGAAGCGCGGGCTGGCGTCGCTGTGCATCGGCGGCGGGATGGGCGTCGCACTCGCGGTCGAGCGCCCGTAA
- a CDS encoding M16 family metallopeptidase, translating to MSVRRLICTGLALCLLIAGTAMAQPVDVAGFTHVRSLGGIDEYRLDANGLTVLALPDPAATVVSFQVLYQVGSRNEATGTTGDTHLLEHLMFKGSRHYNKALGNSLNSYMERVGATFNATTSMDRTNYFGTLGRDALEGYIAIEADRMRNLLLRPEDLASEMTVVRNEYERGENSPFTALFQQVMATAYQAHPYHHPTIGWRSDIEHASVDKLRRFYDTFYWPDNATVILVGDFRQDQALGWVRQYYGGIPRAPKAIPAVTTEEPQQQGPRRLVLKRAGATGNLIIAFKGPRALDPDAAALTVLGLVLSQGKSSRLYHALVDTTVATQAGASFHALRDPGPFVVTVSLPPDAKHEQAEKIAWTELERIKTEGVTREDIQRVLGPYRADQIYQRDGVRLTSARLGYAVSLGDWTRFVTELEELEKVTPADVQRVARKYLIENQSTTGWFVPEQSS from the coding sequence ATGTCAGTACGACGTTTGATATGCACCGGGCTCGCGCTGTGCCTGTTGATTGCAGGCACGGCGATGGCCCAACCCGTCGACGTAGCGGGCTTTACCCACGTCCGCTCCCTGGGCGGTATCGACGAATACCGTCTGGATGCCAACGGTCTCACCGTGCTTGCCTTGCCCGATCCCGCTGCGACGGTGGTCAGTTTCCAGGTGTTGTACCAAGTGGGTTCACGCAACGAAGCCACCGGCACGACCGGCGACACCCACCTGCTCGAGCACCTGATGTTCAAGGGCAGCCGGCACTACAACAAGGCGCTCGGCAATTCACTGAACAGCTACATGGAGCGAGTGGGCGCGACCTTCAACGCAACCACCTCGATGGACCGCACCAACTACTTCGGCACGCTCGGGCGCGATGCGCTGGAAGGCTACATCGCCATCGAGGCCGACCGCATGCGCAACCTCCTGCTGCGCCCGGAAGACCTGGCGAGCGAGATGACGGTGGTACGCAACGAGTACGAGCGAGGCGAGAACAGTCCTTTCACCGCCTTGTTCCAGCAGGTCATGGCCACGGCTTACCAGGCACACCCCTACCACCATCCCACCATCGGCTGGCGTAGCGACATCGAGCATGCGAGCGTGGACAAGCTGCGCCGCTTCTACGACACCTTCTACTGGCCAGACAACGCCACCGTCATCCTGGTCGGCGATTTCCGGCAGGACCAGGCGTTGGGATGGGTCAGGCAGTATTACGGCGGCATCCCGCGCGCGCCCAAGGCCATTCCCGCTGTCACGACCGAAGAGCCGCAGCAGCAGGGGCCGCGAAGGCTGGTGCTCAAACGTGCGGGTGCAACGGGCAATCTGATCATCGCCTTCAAGGGGCCCCGCGCACTCGACCCCGATGCGGCTGCCTTGACCGTACTGGGCCTGGTATTGAGCCAGGGCAAGAGCAGCCGGCTGTATCACGCACTGGTCGACACCACGGTTGCCACGCAAGCAGGCGCCAGCTTCCACGCGCTGCGCGATCCCGGTCCGTTCGTCGTGACGGTTAGCCTGCCGCCCGACGCGAAACACGAGCAGGCCGAGAAAATCGCCTGGACCGAACTGGAGCGTATCAAGACCGAGGGCGTCACTCGCGAGGATATCCAGCGCGTGCTGGGGCCGTACCGGGCCGATCAGATCTACCAGCGTGACGGCGTCCGCTTGACGTCCGCCCGATTGGGCTACGCGGTCTCGCTGGGCGACTGGACACGGTTCGTCACCGAGCTTGAAGAACTGGAGAAGGTGACGCCCGCCGACGTGCAGCGCGTCGCCCGCAAGTACCTCATTGAAAATCAGAGCACAACCGGCTGGTTCGTTCCGGAGCAATCTTCATGA
- the phaC gene encoding class I poly(R)-hydroxyalkanoic acid synthase, with translation MTASKNSSTSAQAGTSAGSTGFDPAAQPMQQMFESWLNAWRGFADPARAASASATVNPFATFQFPASFPFQMPSMPDLGGLAGLGGMASPFAGLKLPVAAIPPERLQALQADYARDCMTLMQQAAAAKLESPELKDRRFSGDAWKSSPAHAFAAAWYLLNARYLQELADSLQTDPKTRERIRFTVQQWTAAAAPSNFLALNPDAQKSILETQGESLRQGMMNLLGDLQRGKISQTDESQFVVGKNLGCTEGAVVYENDLIQLIQYTPKTDKVFERPLLIVPPCINKFYILDLQPENSLVAHALSNGHQVFLVSWRNADASVAHKTWDDYMNEGLLAAIDAVQQVSGREQINTLGFCVGGTMLATALAVLAARGEHPAASMTLLTAMLDFSDTGILDVFVDEAHVQMREQTIGGKNGTQPGLMRGVEFANTFSFLRPNDLVWNYVVDNYLKGRTPAPFDLLYWNSDSTSLPGPMYAWYLRNTYLENKLREPGALTVCGDAVDLSLIDVPTFIYGSREDHIVPWQTAYASTSILSGPLKFVLGASGHIAGVINPPAKKKRSYWINDGDLPESADDWFAGAAEQPGSWWTTWVEWLDQYGGRKVAPPAEAGSAQFPVIEPAPGRYVLQRD, from the coding sequence ATGACAGCATCGAAAAATTCGTCGACGTCCGCTCAGGCGGGCACTTCCGCGGGCAGCACCGGTTTCGATCCGGCCGCCCAGCCGATGCAGCAGATGTTCGAGTCGTGGTTGAACGCGTGGCGCGGTTTTGCGGATCCCGCGCGCGCCGCGTCTGCATCGGCCACCGTTAATCCGTTCGCGACATTCCAGTTTCCTGCGTCGTTTCCGTTCCAGATGCCGTCGATGCCCGATCTCGGCGGCCTCGCGGGGCTGGGTGGCATGGCGTCGCCGTTCGCGGGGTTGAAGCTGCCGGTTGCCGCGATTCCGCCCGAACGGCTCCAAGCGCTGCAGGCCGACTACGCGCGCGATTGCATGACGTTGATGCAGCAGGCCGCGGCCGCGAAGCTCGAATCCCCCGAACTGAAGGACCGCCGCTTCAGTGGCGATGCGTGGAAGTCGTCGCCCGCGCATGCATTTGCGGCGGCGTGGTATCTGCTCAACGCGCGCTATCTGCAGGAACTGGCCGACTCGCTGCAGACCGATCCGAAGACGCGCGAGCGCATCCGCTTCACGGTCCAGCAATGGACGGCCGCCGCCGCGCCGAGCAACTTCCTCGCACTCAATCCCGACGCGCAGAAATCGATTCTCGAAACGCAGGGCGAAAGCCTGCGGCAGGGGATGATGAACCTGCTCGGCGACCTGCAGCGCGGCAAGATTTCGCAGACCGACGAATCGCAGTTCGTGGTCGGCAAGAACCTCGGGTGTACTGAAGGTGCGGTCGTCTACGAGAACGACCTGATCCAGCTGATCCAGTACACGCCGAAGACGGACAAGGTGTTCGAGCGGCCGCTGCTGATCGTCCCGCCGTGCATCAACAAGTTCTACATCCTCGACCTGCAGCCCGAGAATTCGCTCGTCGCGCACGCGTTGTCGAACGGTCATCAGGTGTTCCTCGTGTCGTGGCGCAATGCGGACGCATCGGTCGCGCACAAGACGTGGGACGACTACATGAACGAAGGGCTGCTCGCGGCGATCGACGCCGTGCAGCAGGTCAGCGGACGCGAGCAGATCAACACGCTCGGTTTCTGCGTCGGCGGCACGATGCTCGCGACCGCGCTCGCGGTGCTCGCCGCACGCGGCGAACATCCGGCCGCGTCGATGACGCTGCTCACCGCGATGCTCGACTTCAGCGACACCGGCATCCTCGACGTGTTCGTCGACGAGGCGCACGTGCAGATGCGCGAGCAGACCATCGGCGGCAAGAACGGCACGCAACCGGGGCTGATGCGCGGCGTCGAGTTTGCGAACACGTTCTCGTTCCTGCGTCCGAACGATCTCGTTTGGAACTACGTCGTCGACAACTACCTGAAGGGCCGCACGCCCGCGCCGTTCGACCTGCTGTACTGGAACAGCGATTCGACGAGCCTGCCGGGCCCGATGTACGCGTGGTACCTGCGCAATACCTATCTCGAGAACAAGCTGCGCGAGCCGGGCGCGCTGACCGTGTGCGGCGACGCCGTCGACCTGTCGTTGATCGACGTGCCGACCTTCATCTACGGTTCGCGCGAGGATCACATCGTGCCGTGGCAGACGGCCTACGCATCGACGTCGATCCTGTCGGGCCCGCTTAAGTTCGTGCTCGGCGCGTCGGGTCACATCGCGGGCGTGATCAATCCGCCGGCGAAGAAGAAGCGCAGCTACTGGATCAACGACGGCGACCTGCCCGAATCCGCGGACGACTGGTTCGCCGGTGCGGCCGAACAGCCGGGAAGCTGGTGGACGACGTGGGTCGAATGGCTCGACCAGTACGGCGGCCGCAAGGTGGCGCCGCCCGCCGAAGCCGGTTCCGCGCAGTTCCCGGTGATCGAGCCGGCGCCGGGACGCTACGTGTTGCAGCGCGATTGA
- the pgeF gene encoding peptidoglycan editing factor PgeF: MTNLTPLTWQDCVQPDWQVSPRVRALITTRDGGVSEGSYGRWQAGDALPGGMNLGLHTGDDPAHVATNRARLLALAGQSSAAWLEQVHGAEIVRADEVIAAAPAAAAPVQADASVTDRAGAVCVVMVADCLPVLLCDAQGRAVGAAHAGWRGLAAGIVEQTAARVAALAGGATDTLHAYLGPAIGPQAFEVGADVRDAFLDTAPQSEHDETRLAFVAIDGAPGKFLADLYALARLRLARAGVAHVSGGTACTVTEHARFYSYRRDRVTGRMAAVIWLAD, encoded by the coding sequence ATGACGAACCTGACGCCGTTGACGTGGCAGGACTGCGTACAGCCCGACTGGCAGGTGTCGCCGCGGGTGCGTGCGCTGATCACGACGCGCGACGGCGGCGTGAGCGAAGGCTCGTACGGGCGCTGGCAGGCTGGAGACGCGCTGCCGGGCGGGATGAATCTCGGTCTGCATACCGGTGACGATCCGGCCCATGTCGCCACGAATCGCGCACGTTTGCTCGCCCTCGCTGGTCAGTCGAGCGCCGCGTGGCTCGAGCAGGTTCACGGCGCGGAAATCGTCCGCGCGGACGAGGTGATCGCGGCGGCGCCCGCGGCTGCAGCGCCGGTGCAGGCCGACGCGAGCGTCACGGACCGGGCCGGCGCCGTCTGCGTCGTGATGGTGGCCGATTGCCTGCCCGTGCTGCTGTGCGACGCGCAGGGCCGTGCGGTCGGTGCCGCGCATGCGGGCTGGCGCGGGCTCGCGGCCGGCATCGTCGAGCAGACCGCGGCACGCGTCGCGGCGCTCGCCGGCGGTGCGACGGACACGCTGCATGCGTATCTCGGGCCGGCGATCGGCCCGCAGGCGTTCGAGGTCGGCGCGGACGTGCGCGACGCGTTTCTCGACACGGCTCCGCAGTCGGAGCATGATGAAACCCGGCTCGCGTTCGTCGCGATCGACGGCGCGCCCGGCAAGTTTCTCGCCGATCTCTACGCGCTCGCGCGCCTGCGTCTTGCACGTGCGGGCGTGGCGCACGTGAGCGGCGGGACGGCCTGTACGGTCACCGAACATGCACGCTTCTATTCGTACCGGCGCGATCGCGTGACGGGCCGCATGGCAGCGGTGATCTGGCTGGCCGATTGA
- a CDS encoding 3-ketoacyl-ACP reductase: protein MSQRIAYVTGGMGGIGTSICQRLLKDGFKVVAGCGPNSPRRVKWIEDQKALGYDFIASEGNVGDWDSTKEAFDKVKAEVGEIDVLVNNAGITRDVVFRKMTHEDWTAVIDTNLTSLFNVTKQVIDGMVERGWGRIINISSVNGQKGQFGQTNYSTAKAGIHGFTMSLAQEVATKGVTVNTVSPGYIGTDMVKAIRPDVLEKIVATIPVRRLGGPEEIGSIVAWLASNDSGFATGADFSLNGGLHMG from the coding sequence ATGTCTCAGCGAATTGCGTACGTAACGGGCGGGATGGGCGGCATTGGCACCAGCATCTGCCAGCGTCTGTTGAAGGACGGCTTCAAGGTCGTCGCGGGTTGCGGCCCGAACTCGCCGCGCCGCGTGAAATGGATCGAGGACCAGAAGGCACTCGGGTACGATTTCATCGCGTCGGAAGGCAACGTCGGCGACTGGGACTCGACCAAGGAAGCCTTCGACAAGGTCAAGGCCGAAGTCGGCGAAATCGACGTGCTGGTCAACAACGCAGGCATCACGCGCGATGTCGTGTTCCGCAAGATGACGCATGAAGACTGGACGGCCGTGATCGACACCAACCTGACGAGCCTGTTCAACGTGACGAAGCAGGTGATCGACGGGATGGTCGAACGTGGCTGGGGCCGCATCATCAACATTTCGTCGGTGAACGGCCAGAAAGGGCAATTCGGCCAGACCAACTACTCGACCGCGAAGGCCGGCATCCACGGCTTCACGATGTCGCTCGCGCAGGAAGTCGCGACGAAGGGCGTGACGGTCAACACCGTGTCGCCGGGCTATATCGGCACCGACATGGTGAAGGCGATCCGCCCCGACGTGCTTGAGAAGATCGTTGCGACGATCCCGGTGCGACGTCTCGGCGGGCCCGAAGAAATCGGCTCGATCGTCGCGTGGCTCGCGTCGAACGATTCCGGCTTCGCGACGGGCGCCGACTTCTCGCTGAACGGCGGCCTGCACATGGGCTGA